A genomic region of Microlunatus sagamiharensis contains the following coding sequences:
- a CDS encoding glycosyltransferase family 2 protein yields MRPHDLADPEAGPAVRAAVAPGSSPRTGVAPPVLSRVDMRRATVASGNRLAGWAYGLSPMVTESRRSRLGARLGILTAITALVVYVTWRILFTLPLGGWDLVAAWVLVAFEILPVAGLVIRAVTLWDIDTRAPVPVSDARPGQRCVVMIPTYNEPVEVIAPTIAAALELEPAHQTWVLDDGSRPWVAELCAALGARHVTRLEHTHAKAGNMNHALDLLAAEVAEGAEPVDVVAVLDCDHVPLPTFLTATLGHFDDPDVALVQAPQTYYNSGAFDDDGSSGEQGVFFHVLLPGRNHDGAGPFWCGSTSLIRLSALREVGGISTDTIVEDMHTTLLLIRKGWKTVYHHQVLALGLAPDTPEQYLLQRRRWGMGCMQVLVTERLWAARRWLSWRNFYEYLSGPTWWLEGVGTVLAFLVPAVVLVSGARVSTADPLVFTIVFAVMFAVRLWGVRLLFRGHQHWPTAFALRVLRIPVGLACLWWLVTRRELTFQVTPKSGADQRLRGRVPAVVWGLLWTLVAVAVYALLGLSGYVPWHSDPSSTAASGLWLALAGTVLVMSIRRIQAAEYATSRRNAHRVALRAPVTLDGTEGELVDLSLGGAAVRFPRGTLRGGTHVDLALPGTEPVRMETVRVADEPGGSSEVVSLRVPTSDWAAYRTVALWLFHTPAGVVDGLPDGVPAVATRRAERHPHAPVLARQFD; encoded by the coding sequence GTGCGCCCTCATGATCTCGCCGACCCCGAGGCCGGTCCCGCCGTCCGGGCGGCCGTCGCCCCGGGGAGCAGTCCCCGCACCGGCGTCGCACCCCCCGTGCTCTCCCGGGTCGACATGCGACGGGCGACCGTCGCCTCGGGGAACCGGCTCGCCGGCTGGGCCTACGGTCTGTCGCCGATGGTCACCGAGTCGCGTCGCTCCCGCCTCGGCGCACGGCTCGGCATCCTGACCGCCATCACCGCGCTGGTCGTCTACGTCACCTGGCGGATCCTCTTCACCCTGCCCCTGGGCGGGTGGGACCTGGTCGCCGCCTGGGTGCTGGTCGCCTTCGAGATCCTCCCCGTCGCAGGCCTGGTGATCCGGGCGGTGACGCTGTGGGACATCGACACCCGGGCGCCGGTCCCCGTCTCCGACGCGCGACCCGGCCAGCGCTGCGTGGTGATGATCCCGACCTACAACGAGCCGGTCGAGGTCATCGCCCCCACCATCGCCGCGGCGCTCGAGCTCGAGCCGGCGCACCAGACCTGGGTCCTCGACGACGGCAGCCGCCCCTGGGTGGCCGAGCTGTGCGCCGCCCTCGGCGCACGGCACGTGACCCGCCTGGAGCACACGCACGCCAAGGCGGGGAACATGAACCACGCCCTCGACCTGCTGGCCGCCGAGGTGGCCGAAGGAGCCGAGCCGGTCGACGTCGTCGCCGTGCTCGACTGCGACCACGTCCCGCTGCCGACCTTCCTCACCGCGACGCTCGGTCACTTCGACGACCCGGACGTCGCCCTGGTGCAGGCGCCGCAGACCTACTACAACTCCGGGGCCTTCGACGACGACGGCAGCTCCGGCGAGCAGGGCGTCTTCTTCCACGTCCTGCTCCCCGGGCGCAACCACGACGGCGCCGGACCGTTCTGGTGCGGCTCGACCTCGCTCATCCGGCTCTCCGCCCTGCGCGAGGTCGGCGGGATCTCGACCGACACCATCGTCGAGGACATGCACACCACCCTCCTGCTCATCCGCAAGGGCTGGAAGACCGTCTACCACCACCAGGTGCTGGCCCTCGGCCTCGCCCCGGACACGCCCGAGCAGTACCTGCTGCAGCGGCGGCGGTGGGGGATGGGCTGCATGCAGGTCCTCGTCACCGAGCGACTCTGGGCGGCCCGGCGCTGGCTGTCCTGGCGGAACTTCTACGAGTACCTGAGCGGGCCGACCTGGTGGCTCGAAGGCGTCGGGACGGTCCTCGCCTTCCTGGTTCCTGCCGTGGTCCTCGTCAGCGGCGCCCGGGTCTCGACCGCGGACCCCCTGGTCTTCACGATCGTCTTCGCCGTCATGTTCGCCGTCCGGCTGTGGGGGGTCCGGCTGCTCTTCCGCGGGCACCAGCACTGGCCGACGGCGTTCGCGCTGCGCGTCCTGCGCATCCCCGTCGGCCTGGCGTGCCTGTGGTGGCTGGTCACCCGGCGCGAGCTGACCTTCCAGGTGACCCCGAAGTCCGGGGCCGACCAGCGGCTCCGCGGCCGGGTGCCCGCCGTGGTCTGGGGCCTGCTGTGGACGCTCGTGGCCGTGGCCGTCTACGCCCTGCTCGGGCTGTCGGGCTACGTGCCGTGGCACTCGGACCCCTCGAGCACGGCGGCCTCGGGGCTCTGGCTGGCCCTGGCGGGCACCGTGCTGGTCATGAGCATCCGACGCATCCAGGCGGCGGAGTACGCGACCTCGCGGCGCAACGCGCACCGCGTCGCGCTGCGGGCGCCGGTGACCCTCGACGGGACGGAGGGCGAGCTCGTCGACCTCTCGCTGGGCGGCGCGGCCGTCCGCTTCCCCCGCGGCACCCTGCGCGGCGGGACCCACGTCGACCTCGCCCTCCCCGGGACGGAGCCGGTGCGGATGGAGACGGTCCGCGTGGCGGACGAGCCGGGCGGGAGCAGCGAGGTCGTCTCCCTGCGCGTGCCGACCTCCGACTGGGCCGCCTACCGCACGGTGGCGCTGTGGCTCTTCCACACCCCCGCCGGCGTCGTCGACGGCCTGCCCGACGGGGTGCCCGCGGTCGCGACGAGGCGCGCCGAGCGCCACCCCCACGCCCCCGTCCTCGCGCGCCAGTTCGACTGA
- a CDS encoding SDR family oxidoreductase: MVLAVTGSTGRVGGLVAERLAPAVDRLVVRDASRAPRLPGDPEVVEATYGDAEASERALRGVDVLFMVSGAESEVRRQQHRTFIEAAARAGVGHIVYTSFAGAAADAIFTLGRDHHDAEETIRRSGMAWTLLRDNFYSDFFPLFAGDDGVVRGPAGEGRVSAVARADVGEAAVAVLQAPASHAGRTYTLTGPEAFSVREACARMTAALGRPFTYVEESVEEAYESRRVWTQEQWQLDAWVSTYLAIGSGLLADVSGDVERLTGHRARTLEESLGG, translated from the coding sequence ATGGTGCTGGCGGTCACGGGGTCCACGGGTCGGGTCGGAGGGCTGGTCGCGGAACGGCTCGCGCCGGCCGTCGACCGGCTCGTCGTCCGGGACGCCTCGCGCGCCCCACGGCTGCCGGGCGACCCGGAGGTCGTCGAGGCGACGTACGGCGACGCCGAGGCGTCCGAGCGCGCGCTGCGCGGGGTCGACGTGCTGTTCATGGTGTCGGGGGCGGAGTCGGAGGTGCGCCGCCAGCAGCACCGGACGTTCATCGAGGCGGCGGCGCGGGCCGGGGTGGGCCACATCGTCTACACGAGCTTCGCCGGGGCTGCCGCGGACGCGATCTTCACCCTCGGGCGCGACCACCACGACGCGGAGGAGACCATCCGGCGCAGCGGGATGGCCTGGACGCTGCTGCGTGACAACTTCTACTCCGACTTCTTCCCGCTCTTCGCCGGCGATGACGGTGTGGTCCGGGGGCCCGCCGGCGAGGGCCGCGTGTCGGCGGTGGCGCGGGCGGACGTGGGCGAGGCCGCGGTCGCCGTCCTCCAGGCCCCCGCGAGCCACGCCGGGCGGACCTACACGCTGACCGGTCCCGAGGCCTTCTCGGTGCGCGAGGCCTGCGCGCGGATGACCGCGGCGCTCGGACGGCCCTTCACCTACGTCGAGGAGTCGGTCGAGGAGGCGTACGAGTCCCGACGCGTCTGGACCCAGGAGCAGTGGCAGCTCGACGCCTGGGTGAGCACCTACCTCGCCATCGGCTCCGGTCTGCTGGCCGACGTCAGCGGCGACGTCGAGCGGCTGACCGGGCACCGCGCGCGCACGCTGGAGGAGTCGCTCGGCGGCTGA
- a CDS encoding putative bifunctional diguanylate cyclase/phosphodiesterase, whose amino-acid sequence MTSPGLTTRFPARPARAWLGLLVAAAVALVPITLTTGLVHDALYLLLGSATVVAVLVGVRVHRPAQALPWYLMATGLGLWTVGDSIDSVITDVVGLDPAPSPADPFYLLGYLPMTASLLVLVRGRRPRRDPAGNLDSAIVTAALALLAWVLLVAPGTLGNKVWGSADLVAALYPAVDLVLVGGLARLLTTPGGRSRSFRLLVVAVLMMVTADVADAALSTEGPASTALLEALWLSSYAVWGASALHPSMVSLTEPPRVEPVTFSRWRMAAIGAAVLVPPAVLAVWTALGLTVDVWAIVVGSVLVVTLAVLRIKVSFDQIQAANADREAARMALAHQAAHDSLTGLPNRAQAMTMMRGALSRAQRSGAVIGLLFVDLDGFKQVNDTLGHAAGDEVLVTSGRRMQACVRTGDVVARLGGDEFVVLLEPVDEETSAVAVADRVVTALRQPITLDTGREVVIGASVGVAIAQDGVVDPDRLLHEADVAVYSAKVGGRDRVEVFDRRLREELERRDQLQQGLARAIAHGDLQLRHEPVVDLASQTVAGYEVDVVWPRPGEDELSRADLLPVAERSELVCDLDTWVLREAARQVTNVPLSSRPTVLSVPMSGRHLQRARVLQDVAGALADADLPASHLVVVLDESELDDDPRLLAHLDELRALGVRVCIDGFGTREGPTDRWSQLPVDLVRIDPARLSAGPWSGSTLLRLTIETAHTFGWDVVADGVTDRHQLEALTGVGCRYAQGPMPRRTIAALSAVG is encoded by the coding sequence ATGACCTCGCCCGGCCTCACCACCCGCTTCCCCGCCCGACCTGCCCGCGCCTGGCTCGGGCTGCTCGTCGCGGCCGCGGTCGCCCTGGTACCGATCACCCTCACCACGGGCCTGGTCCACGACGCCCTGTACCTCCTCCTCGGCTCGGCCACGGTCGTCGCCGTGCTCGTCGGGGTCCGGGTGCACCGTCCGGCGCAGGCCCTGCCCTGGTACCTGATGGCGACGGGCCTCGGCCTGTGGACGGTGGGCGACTCGATCGACTCCGTGATCACCGACGTCGTCGGGCTCGACCCGGCACCGTCACCGGCCGACCCCTTCTACCTCCTCGGCTACCTGCCGATGACGGCCTCGCTGCTGGTCCTCGTCCGGGGCCGCCGCCCCCGCCGCGACCCGGCCGGCAACCTGGACAGCGCCATCGTCACCGCCGCGCTCGCGCTCCTCGCCTGGGTCCTGCTGGTCGCGCCAGGCACCCTCGGCAACAAGGTCTGGGGGTCGGCCGACCTCGTCGCCGCGCTCTACCCCGCGGTCGACCTGGTGCTCGTCGGCGGGCTGGCCCGCCTCCTGACCACCCCCGGCGGACGGAGCCGGTCGTTCCGGCTGCTCGTGGTGGCCGTCCTCATGATGGTCACGGCCGACGTCGCCGACGCCGCCCTGAGCACGGAGGGCCCGGCGTCGACGGCCCTCCTCGAGGCCCTCTGGCTGTCCTCGTACGCCGTCTGGGGTGCGTCCGCGCTCCACCCCTCGATGGTCTCGCTGACGGAACCGCCACGGGTCGAGCCGGTGACGTTCTCCCGCTGGCGGATGGCCGCCATCGGGGCGGCCGTGCTCGTCCCTCCCGCCGTCCTGGCGGTCTGGACCGCGCTCGGGCTGACCGTCGACGTGTGGGCGATCGTCGTCGGCTCCGTCCTCGTCGTCACGCTCGCCGTGCTCCGCATCAAGGTTTCCTTCGACCAGATCCAGGCGGCCAACGCCGACCGGGAGGCGGCCCGCATGGCCCTGGCCCACCAGGCGGCCCACGACAGCCTGACCGGTCTGCCGAACCGCGCCCAGGCCATGACGATGATGCGTGGCGCGCTCAGCCGCGCCCAGCGCAGCGGAGCGGTGATCGGGCTGCTCTTCGTGGACCTCGACGGCTTCAAGCAGGTCAACGACACCCTCGGCCACGCCGCGGGGGACGAGGTCCTCGTGACGAGCGGGCGCCGCATGCAGGCGTGCGTGCGCACGGGCGACGTGGTGGCCCGGCTCGGCGGTGACGAGTTCGTCGTGCTGCTCGAGCCGGTCGACGAGGAGACCTCGGCCGTCGCGGTCGCCGACCGGGTGGTCACCGCGCTCCGGCAGCCGATCACGCTCGACACCGGGCGCGAAGTGGTGATCGGTGCGAGCGTCGGCGTCGCGATCGCGCAGGACGGAGTGGTCGACCCCGACCGGCTGCTGCACGAGGCCGACGTCGCCGTCTACAGCGCCAAGGTCGGCGGGCGGGACCGCGTCGAGGTCTTCGACCGCCGGCTCCGCGAGGAGCTCGAGCGCCGCGACCAGCTGCAGCAGGGCCTGGCCCGCGCCATCGCCCACGGCGACCTGCAGCTGCGCCACGAGCCCGTGGTCGACCTCGCCTCGCAGACGGTGGCCGGCTACGAGGTGGACGTGGTGTGGCCGCGCCCGGGTGAGGACGAGCTGTCCCGAGCCGACCTGCTCCCGGTCGCCGAGCGCTCCGAGCTGGTGTGCGACCTCGACACCTGGGTCCTGCGCGAGGCGGCCCGGCAGGTGACCAACGTGCCCCTGTCGTCGCGACCGACCGTGCTGTCGGTGCCGATGTCAGGCCGTCACCTGCAGCGCGCCCGGGTGCTGCAGGACGTGGCCGGGGCGCTCGCCGACGCCGACCTCCCGGCCTCGCACCTCGTGGTCGTGCTGGACGAGTCCGAGCTCGACGACGACCCCCGCCTGCTCGCCCACCTCGACGAGCTGCGCGCCCTCGGCGTGAGGGTCTGCATCGACGGGTTCGGCACCCGGGAGGGCCCGACGGACCGCTGGTCGCAGCTGCCCGTCGACCTCGTGCGCATCGACCCGGCGAGGCTCAGCGCCGGACCGTGGTCCGGCTCGACCCTGCTGCGGCTGACGATCGAGACCGCCCACACCTTCGGGTGGGATGTCGTCGCGGACGGGGTGACCGACCGCCACCAGCTCGAGGCACTCACCGGGGTCGGGTGCCGCTACGCCCAGGGGCCCATGCCGCGCCGCACGATCGCGGCACTCTCAGCCGTGGGCTGA